From a single Natronorubrum tibetense GA33 genomic region:
- a CDS encoding YihY/virulence factor BrkB family protein, which produces MINRRQGLEFATAVVGLAQSQQLTLLAAGVAFYGFISLVPLMLLGLGIAASIGGEALANQLTAAASDVLTPSAQEILADTVLDDTGRQGATVFGALGLLWGSSRVLRGLDRAFSQIYGTAASKSFVDTLWDAMIVFLVITLGLMLVAGLELLIRFVPFLGVSVVGPILVVLGLMVTFLPLYIVFPDANVGLREAIPGTIVAAVGWFVLSRTFGLYAAVAGDYAVYGALGAVFLVLIWLYVGAIILVFGAVVNAVLADREVDRQLQSPGARQFSTEAMTDDATGADEGATEDQAGTGAQTATTGSSARQSARTRDRSDDPEALREEIERLRDRVESFEEGVERRTVKKESLESELKRYVRRKYRRGHARDWGPYLVLLYGTAMSIAAFYFLSGGWAILAMFVVWTSTLGVYALMVLFGFGISVFGIPGRIRDAIGDRRS; this is translated from the coding sequence GTGATCAACCGAAGACAGGGTCTCGAGTTCGCGACCGCCGTCGTGGGGCTCGCACAGAGCCAACAGCTGACGCTGTTGGCGGCTGGTGTCGCCTTCTACGGATTCATCTCGCTCGTCCCGCTGATGTTGCTCGGACTGGGGATCGCCGCCTCGATCGGCGGGGAAGCCCTCGCGAACCAGCTGACGGCCGCGGCCAGCGACGTCCTCACGCCGTCGGCCCAGGAGATACTCGCCGACACGGTCCTCGACGATACCGGGCGGCAGGGAGCCACCGTCTTCGGTGCGCTGGGACTGCTGTGGGGCTCGAGTCGGGTCCTCCGCGGGCTCGATCGAGCCTTTTCGCAGATTTACGGCACCGCGGCCTCGAAGTCGTTCGTCGACACCCTCTGGGACGCGATGATCGTCTTCCTCGTGATCACCCTCGGCCTCATGCTCGTCGCCGGACTCGAGTTGCTCATTCGGTTCGTCCCGTTTCTCGGCGTGAGCGTCGTCGGTCCGATCCTCGTCGTGCTCGGCTTGATGGTGACGTTTCTGCCGCTGTATATCGTCTTTCCGGACGCGAACGTCGGTCTTCGGGAGGCCATCCCCGGAACGATCGTCGCCGCGGTCGGCTGGTTCGTCCTGAGTCGCACGTTCGGACTGTACGCCGCTGTCGCCGGCGATTACGCCGTCTACGGGGCGCTCGGGGCTGTCTTTCTCGTGTTAATTTGGCTGTACGTCGGCGCGATCATCCTCGTCTTCGGGGCCGTCGTCAACGCGGTCCTCGCCGACCGTGAAGTGGATCGGCAGCTACAAAGTCCCGGCGCACGACAGTTTTCGACAGAAGCGATGACCGACGACGCCACGGGTGCCGACGAGGGGGCGACGGAGGACCAGGCAGGGACGGGTGCGCAAACGGCGACTACGGGCTCGAGTGCCCGACAGAGCGCCCGGACTCGAGACCGATCCGACGACCCCGAAGCGCTTCGCGAGGAGATCGAGCGCCTTCGCGATCGGGTCGAGTCGTTCGAGGAGGGCGTCGAACGCCGGACCGTCAAGAAGGAGTCCCTCGAGAGCGAACTCAAACGCTACGTCCGACGCAAGTACCGACGCGGCCACGCCCGCGACTGGGGGCCGTACCTCGTCCTACTGTACGGAACCGCGATGTCCATCGCGGCGTTTTACTTCCTCTCGGGCGGTTGGGCCATCCTGGCGATGTTCGTCGTCTGGACCTCCACGCTTGGCGTCTACGCCCTGATGGTGCTGTTCGGCTTCGGAATCTCGGTGTTCGGGATCCCTGGCCGGATTCGCGACGCGATCGGCGACCGACGCTCCTGA
- a CDS encoding Vms1/Ankzf1 family peptidyl-tRNA hydrolase produces MSLSDYELHDRLDRLSSASADRDILITLAVPPDESIGEARQPVETDYAEASQLDEQSFPKPLTDAVESVRSLLNKYDEVPENGLAIYAGAADGDLLTSVFDDLPVPIDNSVYRHANEFDLEPLEAITEPESIHGLLVVERGGAALGLLDDEGVEPIDTFESEVPGKSSAGGQSAERFERDRERQKREFFDEVAERAERQFLGDDPVDGVLLGGTTGTIETFQEEADLDHRLEDRIVGEFAVEYSSQQGLQQLAEKGQEAIEERDREGVRETLDEFFERIGNDDEPVAYGHDEVDDALEYDAVETLLLSTALEGPDLQEFGNRTEEQGGETVVVPDDFPDGNRFDEAFDGMGALLRFPTE; encoded by the coding sequence ATGTCACTCTCGGACTACGAACTCCACGACCGACTCGATCGACTCTCCTCGGCCTCGGCCGACCGCGACATCCTCATTACGCTCGCCGTTCCACCCGACGAATCGATCGGCGAAGCCCGCCAGCCCGTCGAAACCGACTACGCGGAAGCGAGCCAACTCGACGAGCAGTCGTTCCCGAAACCGCTCACCGACGCCGTAGAGAGCGTTCGGAGTCTATTGAACAAGTACGACGAGGTTCCAGAAAACGGCCTCGCGATCTACGCCGGGGCCGCCGACGGCGACCTGCTCACGTCGGTCTTCGACGACCTGCCGGTTCCCATCGACAACTCGGTCTACCGCCACGCCAACGAGTTCGACCTCGAGCCGCTCGAGGCGATCACCGAACCCGAATCGATCCACGGCCTGCTGGTGGTCGAACGCGGCGGGGCCGCGTTGGGGCTGCTCGACGACGAGGGTGTCGAACCGATCGATACCTTCGAGAGCGAGGTCCCCGGGAAATCGAGCGCCGGGGGTCAGTCCGCCGAGCGGTTCGAACGCGACCGCGAGCGCCAAAAACGCGAGTTCTTCGACGAGGTCGCCGAGCGCGCCGAGCGGCAGTTCCTCGGCGACGACCCCGTCGACGGCGTCCTCCTGGGCGGGACGACGGGCACCATCGAAACCTTCCAGGAGGAAGCCGACCTGGACCACCGACTCGAGGACCGAATCGTCGGCGAGTTCGCCGTCGAATACTCGAGCCAGCAGGGGCTCCAGCAACTCGCGGAGAAGGGTCAGGAGGCGATCGAGGAACGGGACCGAGAGGGCGTCCGAGAGACGCTCGACGAATTCTTCGAGCGGATCGGAAACGACGACGAACCCGTCGCCTACGGTCACGACGAGGTCGACGACGCGCTCGAGTACGACGCCGTCGAAACGCTGTTGCTCTCGACAGCACTCGAGGGACCCGACCTCCAGGAGTTCGGCAACCGAACGGAAGAACAGGGCGGGGAAACCGTCGTCGTCCCGGACGATTTCCCCGATGGGAACCGCTTCGACGAAGCGTTCGACGGCATGGGTGCGCTGTTACGGTTCCCGACCGAGTGA
- a CDS encoding Fic family protein has product MVLRELSDDAPGRLVPYGQRPYYSPDPLPPSTELQLATEFYETLSEATFWLGKLSGFGLTTDFAPVLYTSLLRKEAMESSEIEGADIDYNALYSYETRSLDAGGSDAETAPAADETKDVQEVLNYERALEDGIEALERGDGISIDLLHTLHETLLGGVPDDRRETDTIGAFKTVPNHLGEFVPPVPSAVDGPMDALLTYVRTGGSYHPLVDIALTHYQFETIHPYGDGNGRLGRLLVTLQLYDDGYLERPTLYLSEYFNRYKQTYVDRMDAVRKYGEWEAWIDFFVTGIRQQAEETLLRSQELHTLQREYKAEYGDDSATYARLACKLFDQPYLTAAVVEELLDVASPTAYRALDRLEEDGILEETTGKERNREYRAREIFEILERPPRTY; this is encoded by the coding sequence ATGGTGCTGCGAGAGTTATCTGACGATGCGCCGGGTCGACTCGTCCCGTACGGACAGCGGCCGTACTATAGTCCGGATCCGCTCCCCCCGAGTACCGAATTGCAACTCGCTACAGAGTTCTACGAGACGCTCTCGGAGGCGACCTTCTGGCTCGGAAAGCTCAGTGGATTCGGTCTAACAACTGATTTCGCCCCCGTTCTGTACACCTCGTTGCTCCGGAAGGAAGCGATGGAGTCGTCCGAGATCGAGGGAGCCGATATCGACTACAACGCGCTCTACAGTTACGAGACCCGATCGCTCGACGCTGGCGGATCGGACGCTGAGACGGCTCCGGCGGCGGACGAAACGAAAGACGTGCAGGAAGTTCTCAACTACGAGCGGGCCCTCGAGGACGGGATCGAGGCGCTCGAGCGCGGAGACGGAATCTCGATCGATCTTCTCCACACCCTCCACGAAACGCTCCTCGGCGGCGTTCCGGACGACCGACGGGAGACGGACACCATCGGCGCGTTCAAGACGGTTCCGAATCACTTAGGCGAGTTCGTTCCGCCCGTTCCGAGCGCCGTCGACGGGCCCATGGACGCCCTCCTGACGTACGTTCGAACCGGCGGGAGCTATCATCCGCTCGTCGATATCGCGCTCACCCACTACCAGTTTGAGACGATTCACCCGTACGGAGACGGGAACGGCCGCCTGGGACGGCTGCTCGTCACGCTCCAGTTGTACGACGACGGCTATCTCGAGCGGCCGACACTCTATCTCAGCGAGTATTTCAATCGCTACAAGCAGACGTACGTCGACCGCATGGACGCCGTCCGCAAGTACGGCGAGTGGGAGGCCTGGATCGACTTTTTCGTGACGGGAATCCGCCAGCAGGCGGAGGAGACGCTGTTGCGATCACAGGAGTTGCACACCCTGCAACGGGAGTACAAAGCCGAATACGGCGACGACTCTGCCACGTACGCGCGACTCGCGTGCAAACTCTTCGACCAACCGTATCTCACTGCAGCCGTCGTCGAAGAGTTACTGGATGTCGCCAGTCCAACCGCCTATCGGGCACTCGACCGACTCGAGGAGGACGGAATCCTCGAGGAGACGACCGGAAAGGAGCGCAACCGGGAGTATCGAGCGCGGGAGATCTTCGAAATTCTCGAGCGACCGCCGCGGACGTACTGA
- a CDS encoding DMT family transporter: MIDRRTLVFFVLSSVFFGGTFVAAKAGLEYFPPLLFVAIRFDIAALVMLGYVALTASFEELRPRTRGDVVGIVATGGLVIGLSNALLFVGQQYATSAVGAIVFSLNPILTPVFAAVLLSNERLSTRGAFGMVLGLFGVALVVSPDPAMLVGGDALGRAILFAGAASAALGAVLIRRSGANATLSSTVRIAWGLPIAAALSHGLAWSTGESMGSIAWTTEALVALAYVSLVAGVLAYIAYFGLLESTGATQANLVFYVVPVVSTLGGWALLGETIAPLAVVGFLTIFAGFAVIGSESSDVRSLLPEWVVSTPAVEESAAREEPRGYRSD, translated from the coding sequence GTGATCGACCGCCGCACCCTCGTCTTCTTCGTCCTCTCGAGTGTCTTCTTCGGGGGGACGTTCGTCGCCGCGAAAGCCGGACTCGAGTACTTCCCGCCGCTGCTGTTCGTGGCGATCCGGTTCGACATCGCGGCCCTCGTCATGCTGGGCTACGTCGCGCTCACCGCCTCGTTCGAGGAGCTTCGCCCCCGAACGCGCGGCGACGTGGTCGGCATCGTCGCGACCGGCGGGCTCGTGATCGGTCTCTCGAACGCGCTCCTGTTCGTCGGCCAGCAGTACGCCACCAGTGCGGTCGGGGCGATCGTCTTCAGCCTCAACCCGATTCTGACGCCGGTCTTTGCGGCCGTGCTCCTCTCGAACGAACGCCTCTCGACTCGCGGCGCGTTCGGGATGGTCCTCGGTCTCTTCGGCGTCGCGCTCGTGGTCAGCCCCGACCCCGCGATGCTGGTCGGCGGCGACGCGCTCGGCCGCGCAATCCTCTTTGCGGGTGCCGCAAGCGCCGCCCTGGGGGCTGTGCTCATCCGGCGCTCCGGTGCGAACGCCACGCTCTCGAGCACCGTCCGCATCGCGTGGGGACTGCCCATCGCCGCGGCGCTCAGTCACGGACTCGCCTGGTCGACCGGCGAGTCGATGGGATCGATCGCGTGGACGACGGAAGCGCTCGTCGCACTCGCCTACGTCAGCCTCGTCGCGGGCGTCCTCGCCTACATCGCCTACTTCGGACTGCTCGAGTCGACCGGCGCGACCCAGGCCAACCTGGTCTTCTACGTCGTCCCGGTCGTCTCGACGCTCGGCGGCTGGGCGCTGCTCGGCGAGACCATCGCTCCCCTCGCGGTCGTCGGCTTCCTGACGATCTTCGCCGGCTTCGCCGTCATCGGCAGCGAGTCGAGCGACGTTCGGTCGCTGCTGCCCGAGTGGGTCGTCAGCACGCCGGCTGTCGAAGAGTCGGCAGCGAGGGAGGAACCGCGCGGCTACCGATCCGACTGA
- a CDS encoding helix-turn-helix transcriptional regulator, with product MESALEEIEFLALSANRVEVLGLLSAGGHTRNELAAETGASQATLGRILSDFRERSWIDREGSEYVATATGRLVASGFTDLREIIETEQRLRGVVEYLPTAEMTFDLKRLSDATITMPTQTRPNAPLSRLLELLETADEVWTVSHAFNEQTLTVVQERAEADEQTFRGVFSRSAIDALAADTELRDRLETLLAADDASVRVREGTVPLAVMLLDEVVYMLVRDEQGVLRASIDTDDEVVRSWARETVEDYWERAEALEDAGVSLE from the coding sequence ATGGAATCGGCACTCGAGGAGATCGAGTTCCTCGCGCTCTCGGCGAACCGCGTCGAGGTGTTGGGACTGCTCTCGGCGGGTGGGCACACCCGAAACGAACTGGCAGCGGAGACGGGGGCATCACAGGCCACGCTCGGACGGATTCTGAGCGACTTCCGAGAGCGGTCGTGGATCGACCGCGAGGGCAGCGAGTACGTCGCGACGGCGACCGGCCGACTCGTCGCGTCGGGCTTTACCGACCTCCGGGAGATCATCGAGACCGAACAGCGCCTCCGCGGGGTCGTCGAGTACCTGCCGACCGCCGAGATGACGTTCGACCTGAAGCGGCTCTCCGACGCGACCATCACGATGCCGACGCAGACGCGGCCGAACGCGCCGCTGTCGCGCCTGCTCGAGTTGCTCGAGACCGCCGACGAGGTGTGGACGGTCTCACACGCGTTCAACGAACAGACCCTGACGGTCGTTCAGGAACGCGCCGAAGCCGACGAGCAGACGTTTAGAGGCGTCTTTTCCCGGAGCGCGATCGACGCGCTCGCGGCCGACACGGAGCTTCGGGACCGACTCGAGACGCTGCTCGCGGCCGACGACGCCTCGGTTCGGGTCCGTGAGGGGACCGTGCCGCTCGCGGTCATGCTTCTCGACGAGGTCGTCTACATGCTCGTTCGGGACGAGCAGGGCGTCTTGCGCGCTTCGATCGACACCGACGACGAGGTCGTTCGCTCGTGGGCGCGGGAGACGGTCGAGGACTACTGGGAGCGCGCCGAGGCGCTCGAGGACGCCGGCGTGTCCCTCGAGTGA
- a CDS encoding GMC family oxidoreductase — translation MSEDGRSYDYVIVGAGPAGCVLANRLSAGGDAEVLLLEAGDPDENREIGVPAAFSELFESAVDWAYYTEPQSELHDRELYWPRGKTLGGSSSINAMIYVRGQPEDYDHWTELGNEGWTYEDVLPYFKRAEHNERGPSDYHAIGGPRNVTDLRSPNELTEAFLEAGQSVGLPYNENFNADDQAGVGYYQVTQKDGKRHSAADAYLKPVLERPNLTAVTGARVTNVRFDGREAVGVDYARDDATGRSATVDATEEVILSAGAINSPHLLLCSGVGPAGHLGEHDIPVVADLPGVGRNLQDHLQVGVNFESTKPVTLADADSLWNTLRYLLRKNGPLTSNIAEAGGFTTVSEDAEVPQIQFHFGPTYFVEHGFDNPEGHGFSLGALRLRPDSRGRISLRSADPFGEPAIDPQYLTEGDDLEVLLEGIKLVREILQAEPFDDYRGEEVLPGSDVETDAELTEYIRETAETLYHPVGTCKMGDDEMAVVDDRLRVRGLERLRVVDASIMPTITSGNTDAPTTMIAEKAVDYIRADRR, via the coding sequence ATGTCCGAGGACGGGAGATCCTACGACTACGTGATCGTCGGCGCGGGACCGGCCGGCTGCGTGCTCGCGAACAGATTGTCGGCCGGCGGCGACGCCGAGGTGCTGTTGCTCGAGGCCGGCGACCCCGACGAGAACCGAGAGATCGGCGTTCCGGCGGCGTTCTCGGAACTGTTCGAGTCGGCGGTCGACTGGGCGTACTACACGGAGCCCCAGTCGGAACTGCACGACCGGGAACTGTACTGGCCCCGCGGGAAGACACTGGGCGGCTCGAGTTCGATCAACGCGATGATCTACGTGCGCGGCCAGCCCGAGGACTACGACCACTGGACCGAACTGGGTAACGAGGGCTGGACGTACGAGGACGTGCTGCCGTACTTCAAACGCGCCGAACACAACGAGCGCGGTCCATCGGACTACCACGCGATCGGCGGCCCGCGAAACGTGACCGACCTCCGGTCGCCGAACGAACTCACCGAAGCGTTTCTCGAAGCCGGGCAGTCGGTCGGACTCCCGTACAACGAGAACTTCAACGCCGACGACCAGGCTGGCGTCGGCTACTACCAGGTGACACAGAAGGACGGAAAACGACACAGCGCGGCGGACGCGTACCTGAAACCGGTTCTCGAGCGACCGAATCTGACCGCAGTGACCGGTGCGCGAGTGACCAACGTTCGGTTCGACGGCCGCGAAGCCGTCGGCGTCGACTACGCCCGCGACGACGCCACCGGTCGTTCCGCGACGGTCGACGCGACCGAGGAGGTCATCCTGTCAGCCGGTGCGATCAACTCGCCCCACCTCCTCCTGTGCTCCGGCGTCGGTCCGGCCGGCCACCTTGGCGAGCACGATATCCCCGTCGTCGCGGACCTCCCTGGCGTCGGCCGAAACCTCCAGGATCACCTGCAGGTCGGCGTCAACTTCGAGTCGACGAAGCCGGTTACGCTGGCCGACGCGGACTCGCTGTGGAACACGCTCAGATATCTGCTCCGGAAAAACGGCCCACTGACCTCGAACATCGCGGAGGCCGGTGGATTCACGACCGTTTCCGAGGACGCCGAGGTACCCCAGATCCAGTTCCACTTTGGGCCGACATACTTCGTCGAACACGGGTTCGACAACCCAGAGGGTCACGGATTTTCGCTCGGCGCGCTCCGCCTGCGGCCCGACAGCCGCGGCCGAATCTCCCTCCGCTCGGCCGACCCCTTCGGCGAGCCTGCCATCGACCCCCAGTATCTGACCGAGGGCGACGACCTCGAGGTTCTGCTCGAGGGGATCAAACTGGTCCGAGAGATCCTGCAGGCCGAGCCGTTCGACGACTATCGCGGCGAGGAGGTGTTGCCGGGGTCGGACGTAGAGACCGATGCGGAACTGACCGAGTACATCCGCGAAACCGCCGAAACTCTCTATCACCCCGTCGGAACCTGCAAGATGGGTGACGACGAGATGGCCGTCGTGGACGACCGCCTGCGGGTCCGCGGGCTCGAACGTCTGCGCGTCGTCGACGCCTCGATCATGCCGACGATCACGAGCGGAAACACGGACGCGCCGACGACGATGATCGCCGAGAAAGCGGTCGACTACATTCGAGCGGACCGACGCTGA
- a CDS encoding zinc metalloprotease — protein sequence MAVFPHGTSPRVAVVPIGDPPATACDAVAETLRETFELAVPIRRTIEAPPVAESDDANAEPFLEYVRDETEDIDLAVGVTDAALRQHAYEPPLFGVGLEFGTVGVVSTARLLEGDEPSALECDRLAKETLSVAGTTFGLRTYLHDGSDTDDYGEAKSGGNDEEPCVVAPGDALFQLDGTPATYCDDCWDALANESPFFEPPRPDAWAIRPRGEETLTVADRWANGERRWREYPLMAVGLVVVAARPIGTRIRSVLGWLPRPGTISARRVPQPVHTIYRIVRFWTNVFYYLSCVLVWLYALVTVHDWLLGPEYSTPALVAVLGGGLVAGIVTALFLKAIAAGFYDGIRGVPAEDAH from the coding sequence ATGGCCGTTTTTCCACACGGCACCAGCCCGCGCGTCGCGGTCGTTCCGATCGGTGATCCACCAGCTACCGCGTGTGACGCCGTCGCCGAAACGCTCCGCGAAACGTTCGAGTTGGCGGTTCCGATCCGGCGGACGATCGAGGCCCCACCCGTAGCGGAGTCGGACGACGCCAACGCGGAGCCGTTCCTCGAGTACGTCCGAGACGAGACCGAAGACATCGACCTCGCTGTCGGCGTGACCGACGCCGCGCTCCGACAACACGCCTACGAACCGCCGCTGTTCGGCGTCGGTCTCGAGTTCGGCACTGTCGGCGTCGTCTCGACGGCTCGCTTGCTCGAGGGGGACGAGCCGTCCGCACTCGAATGCGACCGGCTGGCGAAGGAGACGCTCTCGGTCGCCGGGACGACGTTCGGGTTACGAACGTACCTGCACGACGGCAGCGATACCGATGACTACGGTGAGGCCAAGAGCGGCGGGAACGACGAGGAGCCGTGCGTCGTCGCACCCGGAGACGCGCTTTTCCAGCTCGACGGGACGCCGGCGACCTACTGCGACGACTGCTGGGACGCGCTTGCAAACGAGTCCCCGTTTTTCGAACCGCCCCGACCCGACGCCTGGGCCATCCGGCCGCGCGGCGAGGAGACGTTGACGGTCGCAGACCGGTGGGCAAACGGCGAGCGGCGGTGGCGAGAGTATCCGCTGATGGCGGTCGGACTCGTCGTGGTCGCGGCCAGACCGATCGGAACACGAATCCGATCGGTTCTCGGGTGGCTGCCACGTCCCGGCACGATTTCGGCCCGTCGAGTCCCCCAGCCCGTTCACACGATCTATCGGATCGTTCGGTTCTGGACGAACGTGTTCTACTATCTGAGCTGTGTCCTCGTCTGGCTGTACGCGCTCGTGACTGTCCACGACTGGCTCCTCGGTCCGGAGTACTCGACGCCCGCTCTCGTCGCCGTACTGGGAGGCGGTCTTGTCGCCGGAATCGTCACGGCCCTCTTCCTCAAAGCGATTGCAGCGGGTTTCTACGACGGTATTCGAGGCGTTCCCGCCGAGGACGCGCACTGA
- a CDS encoding LemA family protein — MSLFWLVIVGFAALVVAYSVVRYLGRSQARLMEAHENCEKTWADIEVLLERRQAELEQLIDLTNEHVSHERDLLAGIVDAREGIVEAQSPEEVATVAVSLRETTQEVYTLSDEHPELASNERFDELSTSITRLEQRLEDRREQYNEAVATYNTLCYTFPESVFANYHGLTRREPFVASYRAHEGVEVGERLGVRSA; from the coding sequence ATGAGTCTGTTCTGGCTGGTAATCGTCGGGTTCGCGGCCCTCGTCGTGGCCTACAGTGTCGTCCGATATCTCGGACGGTCGCAGGCGCGACTCATGGAAGCCCACGAGAACTGTGAGAAAACCTGGGCCGATATCGAGGTGCTCCTCGAGCGGCGACAGGCCGAACTCGAGCAGCTGATCGATCTGACGAACGAACACGTCTCCCACGAACGAGACCTGCTCGCCGGTATCGTCGACGCGCGCGAAGGGATCGTCGAGGCCCAGTCGCCCGAGGAGGTCGCCACCGTAGCGGTCTCGCTGCGAGAAACGACACAGGAAGTTTACACGCTCTCGGACGAACACCCGGAGCTGGCGTCGAACGAGCGGTTCGACGAACTCTCGACGTCGATCACGCGTCTCGAGCAGCGACTGGAGGATCGGCGCGAACAGTACAACGAGGCCGTTGCGACCTACAACACGTTGTGCTATACGTTCCCGGAGTCCGTCTTCGCGAACTATCACGGTCTCACCCGGAGAGAGCCGTTCGTGGCGTCCTACCGTGCTCACGAGGGAGTCGAGGTCGGCGAGCGGCTCGGCGTTCGGTCGGCCTGA
- a CDS encoding cation:proton antiporter domain-containing protein produces the protein MYEILFALTLIFVLAAVLLLVAAQKGLSVIPFYLLAGALAGAVIDETQLLDLAQWGIAFLVFLFGIHVDVEAFRSTGRISVTVGLLQASIVGALTFSLGLAFGLDPLNAGYLGIAAALSSSLVATSYLDDENGARPTYERLAESIHFTEDLLGVLVVLGLSAFVYAAAPAWEQVAVGGGLFVLALGIRYLLFHRLTARLQGDPEVMMLLGISFVVGFIALAEAADLSIVVGAFAAGIAIADDYPHSLELVDTVDDLEDFFSPIFFVTLGALLTIPTLETIGYTLTLVVAVLILNPLLVAFILLRSGFDGRTAVMTGLTLDQVSIFSLFIALEAFAAGQITPPVFDAIVLAAAITMIVATYTGRHAGAINRWLRDNGAVRLLGESLGDRTSVSEGLEGHVIIVDFEHGGRQVLDACSFLDRPTLVVEDNPVLFEEIRDECDNYVYGDVSNEDVWELARLEDAALVVSLTPEHDRSEAVIDLDADVPRVVRVDSTETADEFLDRGAAGVIYPDTIAAERVGEDLEALLEGEISREEFVERGRGHFETPSDG, from the coding sequence ATGTATGAGATCCTGTTCGCGCTGACGCTCATCTTCGTCCTCGCAGCTGTCTTGCTGCTCGTTGCCGCCCAGAAGGGGCTGTCGGTGATCCCGTTTTACCTGCTCGCGGGAGCGCTGGCTGGGGCGGTGATAGACGAAACACAGCTGCTCGACCTCGCACAGTGGGGGATCGCCTTCCTCGTCTTCCTCTTCGGGATCCACGTCGACGTGGAGGCGTTCCGGTCGACCGGACGGATCAGCGTCACCGTCGGCCTCCTGCAGGCGTCGATCGTGGGTGCACTAACGTTCAGTCTCGGCCTCGCGTTCGGGCTCGACCCGTTGAACGCCGGCTACCTGGGCATCGCCGCCGCGTTGAGTTCGTCCCTCGTGGCGACCAGCTATCTGGACGACGAGAACGGCGCCCGGCCGACGTACGAACGGCTGGCGGAGTCGATCCACTTCACGGAGGACCTCCTCGGCGTGCTGGTCGTACTCGGGCTGAGCGCGTTCGTCTACGCGGCGGCTCCCGCCTGGGAGCAGGTCGCGGTCGGTGGCGGGCTGTTCGTCCTGGCACTCGGGATTCGCTATCTCCTCTTCCACCGGCTGACCGCCCGACTCCAGGGCGACCCGGAGGTGATGATGCTGCTCGGCATCTCCTTCGTCGTCGGGTTCATCGCGCTCGCCGAGGCGGCCGACCTCTCGATTGTCGTCGGCGCGTTCGCCGCCGGCATCGCCATCGCCGACGACTACCCTCACTCGCTCGAGTTAGTCGATACCGTCGACGACTTAGAGGACTTCTTCTCGCCGATCTTCTTCGTCACGCTCGGCGCGTTGCTGACGATTCCGACGCTCGAGACGATCGGGTACACCCTCACGTTGGTCGTCGCGGTCCTGATCCTCAACCCGCTGCTCGTCGCGTTCATCCTGCTCAGAAGCGGGTTCGACGGTCGAACGGCGGTCATGACCGGTCTCACGCTCGATCAGGTGAGTATCTTCAGCCTCTTCATCGCGCTCGAGGCGTTCGCGGCCGGTCAGATCACACCCCCGGTCTTCGACGCAATCGTCCTCGCGGCCGCCATCACGATGATCGTCGCGACGTACACGGGTCGTCACGCGGGCGCGATCAATCGCTGGCTGCGCGACAATGGGGCCGTTCGACTGCTCGGAGAGTCCCTCGGCGATCGAACGAGCGTCTCCGAGGGCCTCGAGGGCCACGTCATCATCGTCGACTTCGAACACGGCGGTCGGCAGGTCCTCGACGCGTGCTCGTTCCTCGATCGGCCGACGCTCGTCGTCGAGGACAACCCCGTCCTGTTCGAGGAGATCCGCGACGAGTGTGACAACTACGTCTACGGCGACGTGTCGAACGAAGACGTCTGGGAGCTGGCGCGGCTCGAAGACGCCGCGCTCGTCGTCTCGCTGACGCCGGAACACGACCGGAGCGAGGCGGTCATCGACCTCGACGCGGACGTTCCGCGGGTCGTCCGCGTCGACTCGACCGAGACCGCCGACGAGTTCCTCGATCGGGGTGCTGCGGGGGTTATCTATCCCGATACGATCGCCGCCGAGCGCGTCGGCGAGGACCTCGAGGCGCTGCTCGAGGGCGAGATCTCTCGCGAGGAGTTCGTCGAGCGCGGTCGCGGCCACTTCGAGACACCGAGCGACGGTTGA